The region TTGAGCTTGCGCACCGCGTCGGTCGCGCTCATGTCGAACTTCAGCGTGAGCTCGGCGGCGGGGACGGGCAACACCTTGACCGACAGCTCGAGCATCAGCCCGAGCGTGCCGAGCGAGCCCGCCATCAGCCGCGACACGTCGTAGCCCGCGACGTTCTTCACGACCTGCCCGCCGAAGCGCAGCCTGTCGCCGCGCCCGTTCAGGATCGCCACGCCGAGCACGAAATCTCGCGGCGCGCCCGTCGTCGCGCGGCGCGGGCCGGCGAGGCCCGCCGCCACCGCGCCGCCGAGCGTCGCGCCGCGCCCGAAATGCGGCGGCTCGAACGGCAGCATCTGGCCGCGCTCGGCGAGCGTCGCCTCGAGCTCGGCGAGCGACGTGCCCGCGCGCGCGGTGACGACGAGTTCGGCCGGGTCGTACGACACGATGCCGTGATGCGCGCGCGTATCGAGGATTTCCCCGTCGAGCGCCTGGCCGTACCAGTCCTTCGTGCCGCCGCCGCGTATGCGCAGCGCGCGGCCGCTCGCCGCGGCGTCGCGGATGCGCGCGGCCCAGCCTGCGACGATGTCGTCCTCTTCCATGGCGTTGTGTTTCGTTGTTCGTTTCGGTCGATTCTACCGGGGCGGCGCGATCGCACAGTCGGGCCGAACCCCTACGATCCGCTTGGGGCCCGCGCGCGGCGTCAAAAGCGCGGCAGGTCCGGATGCGGCAGCAGCCCGCCGCGCACGTGCATCCGGCCGTATTCGGCGCAGCGCGCGCGGGTCGGAATGCCCTTGTCCGGATTCAGCAGCTCGGGCGGATCGAACGCGCGCTTGACCGCGAAGAACGCATCGCACTCCTCGCGCGAGAACTGCACGCACATCGAGTTCAGCTTCTCGACGCCGACGCCGTGCTCGCCCGTCACCGTGCCGCCGAATTCGACGCAGGTCTCGAGGATGTCCGCGCCGAACGCCTCCGCGCGGTGCAGCTCGTCGACGTCGTTCGCGTTGAACAGGATGAGCGGGTGCATGTTGCCGTCGCCCGCGTGGAACACGTTGATGCAGCGCAGCCTGTACTTCGTCTCCATCTGCTCGATGCGCGCGAGGAGCGGCCCGATCGCGCGGCGCGGCACCGTGCCGTCCATGCAGTAATAGTCGGGCGAAATGCGGCCCGCGGCCGGGAACGCGTTCTTGCGGCCCGACCAGAAGCGCAGCCGCTCGGCCTCGCTGCGCGAGACCTGGATGCGCGTCGCGCCGTGCTCGCGCAGCACCGCGGTCATCCGCACGATCTCCTCGGCGACTTCCTCCTGTGTGCCGTCCGATTCGCACAG is a window of Burkholderia mallei ATCC 23344 DNA encoding:
- the glcE gene encoding glycolate oxidase subunit GlcE, which encodes MEEDDIVAGWAARIRDAAASGRALRIRGGGTKDWYGQALDGEILDTRAHHGIVSYDPAELVVTARAGTSLAELEATLAERGQMLPFEPPHFGRGATLGGAVAAGLAGPRRATTGAPRDFVLGVAILNGRGDRLRFGGQVVKNVAGYDVSRLMAGSLGTLGLMLELSVKVLPVPAAELTLKFDMSATDAVRKLNEWAGRPFPLSASAWRYGTLVLRLSGAEAAVKSAKTVLGGEAVDAVEAERFWEGVREQNDPFFSSLAPGHALWRLSLPSITEPMHLPGTQMMEWGGAQRWWITDADAQTVRMSAKQAGGHATLFRASESYDRSAGVFTPLPAPLMKIHRGLKTAFDPARIFNRGRLYPDL